AATTCCAGCAGTCACGGCTAGATGATCGCTATCACCAATTTGTAGTGTTGCATTGCCATACTCTGGACGATTATGTTGGTTTTTTGGGCAGTGATAAATGGTTTGCCCATGGCTGGCAATCACATCAACAAGCTCTTTTGCTATTCCCCAGCTCGCTAACGTTTTGGCAACCATTTCACCGTGTAATTGGCCAATCCAAGGGTTAAGCAAAGTGACTTCTTCAAGATCACATTCGCGTTTGGCGAATACCCGCTTTACACGCGTTTTGTAATCATCGTCGTAATCAACGGTAGTAAACTTTAATACTTCTACATGAGTGTTCATGCCCTGCCCTGATACTTCGCATAGCGCGATATCAAGGCCATCTAATGAGGTGCCACTCATTAGACCAATTATTAATTTTCTTTCTTTTTTTGCGCTTAAATACAGTTTTTCAATATGTTGATGCATAAATAAATCACTTAAAATCAGCTTATTAGATGTAAATAAGCGGGTTGATGACATGGAATAGTTTATATTTTAAAATAATAGATTTAAAGAATAATTATTGCAAAGACTTTTAAATTGCTTTAAAACTGTACCGGTGAGCTCCCCAAAAGGAGAACACACAAGCATCATAACAAAAAGTATGACTCATTAAATTAACTAAATGGTCTAGGTCATTCACCAACCTGCGTTGATTTAAATGATAAAACGCAAGGGAATCATCATGAAAGCAAATACATCAACAGGGCATCGCTCGCTATTGCTGCTATCACCTTTAGCTCTCGCTGTAAGTTCAGTAATTAGTTATGCCCACGCAGAAGAAACTACTGAAGCAAAAAAACCTGAAGTGATCACCGTAACGGGTTCACGAATTCAACGAACCGAGCTGGTCTCTAGTAGCCCTGTGGTGAGCGTTGATGAAGCACAGATTCACCTAGACCGTGCTGTGAACGTTGAAGATATTACCGCAAAACTGCCACAAGCTGCGGCGGGTGCTAACAGCACCGGTGCCACAGTCGGTGACTCATTTGGCTCATCAACCATAGATTTACGTGGCCTTGGCCAAAACCGCACATTGGTACTTATTGACGGCACACGCGCCGTACCATTTAGTTTTCGTAACTCGGTTGACGTGAACACCATTCCAGCCGGATTAATAAAACGCGTTGATGTACTAACAGGTGGTGCCGCAGCGGTTTACGGTGCCGATGCTGTAGCAGGTGTTGTTAACTTTGTTTTAGACGATGATTTTACTGGCGCTGAGTTCTCAACCAGTTACGAAAGTGCCGACGGCGGTAACGAAAAGCTTAACTTTGAAGCAATTTTTGGCGGTGATATCGCCGATGGCCGTGGTCATGTAACAGGCTACATAGGTTATACCGAACGAAAAGAGCTATTAGCTGGCGAGCGTGACTATGCGCTTGAAAACTCAACGGCAATGATCAACAGCGGTGGTTATTATACTGACGTTGCATCTGGCAACAGCATCGGTATTGCTGATTCAGGAGCTGTAACAAGTGAGCGTCAAACAGCTGATTTCACTCCTGACCGTTATTTAACTCAACCGATGGACCGTTTTTCCGCGGGCTTATTATTTGACGTTGATGTAAGTGACAGTGCTATTGCCTATGGCCGCGCAATGTATTCTAAAGTGACCGTAAATGGTGCTGGTGCCAGTGGTCAAACACCGATTTTTGTAAACGAACAAGTAACGCTGAGCCAAGACAATGCGTATATTCCAGATGAACTACGCAACCAACTGACGTTCGACAGCGAGGGCAATGCCCTTGTTAATGTTGAGCGTAACCTAGGGTTAGGCGTGCAACACACCGAAGCTGTTCGTGATTCAATGCAATTTCAACTGGGTTTAAAAGGCGATATTACTGACTACCTATACTATGACGTATATGGCCAATACGGCAAAACTGACGAAGTAGCAACCATTTACAACAACGCTTACCGTAATGATAACAGTGGTAATAGTCGTTTTGCTGCCCTTGCAAATTCAGTGGATATTTTTGATCCAAACCATGATTTCAGCGACTTTAGCGATCCGCTGCTTTATACCACTCGCGACCGTACACAAAGTGTGATCTCAGCAACACTATCGGGTGATTCTGGGTTCTTATTTGAATTACCAGCCGGGGCTATCGACTTTGCAATCGGTTATGAATACCGTAAAGAAACCGGTAAACAAACACCAGGGGATGCATTTAGAAACGGCACCAGCTTTGCGTCTATCAGCGCATTTGATATGGATGCAAGCTTTAGCTCTGAAGAGTTCTACGCTGAAATTTTAGTGCCTATCTTGGTTGATAAACCTTTTGCTGAAGAGCTTAGCTTTGAAGGTGCTTACCGTATTTCTGATTACTCAAATACCGAAGCAGAAGACACTTACAAACTAGGTATCAACTGGGCAATAAACAGCGATATTCGTATTCGCGCAAACCGCTTA
The nucleotide sequence above comes from Pseudoalteromonas shioyasakiensis. Encoded proteins:
- a CDS encoding TonB-dependent receptor domain-containing protein; the encoded protein is MKANTSTGHRSLLLLSPLALAVSSVISYAHAEETTEAKKPEVITVTGSRIQRTELVSSSPVVSVDEAQIHLDRAVNVEDITAKLPQAAAGANSTGATVGDSFGSSTIDLRGLGQNRTLVLIDGTRAVPFSFRNSVDVNTIPAGLIKRVDVLTGGAAAVYGADAVAGVVNFVLDDDFTGAEFSTSYESADGGNEKLNFEAIFGGDIADGRGHVTGYIGYTERKELLAGERDYALENSTAMINSGGYYTDVASGNSIGIADSGAVTSERQTADFTPDRYLTQPMDRFSAGLLFDVDVSDSAIAYGRAMYSKVTVNGAGASGQTPIFVNEQVTLSQDNAYIPDELRNQLTFDSEGNALVNVERNLGLGVQHTEAVRDSMQFQLGLKGDITDYLYYDVYGQYGKTDEVATIYNNAYRNDNSGNSRFAALANSVDIFDPNHDFSDFSDPLLYTTRDRTQSVISATLSGDSGFLFELPAGAIDFAIGYEYRKETGKQTPGDAFRNGTSFASISAFDMDASFSSEEFYAEILVPILVDKPFAEELSFEGAYRISDYSNTEAEDTYKLGINWAINSDIRIRANRLTAFRAPNLGEFASPITALSLSLFDQNSDQFVPRLAGRYNGDPCLLGTGDATQCAAYGAPPVGTEFDSSTADYTYGGNPNIKPEQAESDTLGIVYTPSYLEGFDLSLDYYSIRVTDAVSQIQPGAALQSCYVDDPNPNNPLCGAVLRDPNTGFISTAIVNDFNLAAIEQEGIDVAANYVIDAPDQMGGRFRFSYQGNFVTKQTRQNNSTVAEVDCKGTYGSACSGDFASILQADYKHRASIDWQLDNMNFQLGWRRIGEVEYAVDRSETISAQNYLDFAAAWQVNEELAVNFGVDNLLDREPPTPEVGANHFNTVSDYSVIGRSVGVSLRYAPSF